One window of Thalassovita mediterranea genomic DNA carries:
- the rfbB gene encoding dTDP-glucose 4,6-dehydratase: protein MNFLVTGGAGFIGSAVCRHLAGDLGHNVTNLDKLTYAANLSSLKPIEDLDNYRFVQGDICDEALVYRLLVENRIDAVLHLAAESHVDRSITGPGEFIQTNIVGTSTMLQAARRYWDEDLNKSDSFRFVHVSTDEVYGDLPLDSGIFTEDSRYEPSSPYAASKASSDHLARAWGRTYGLPVIVTNCSNNYGPYHFPEKLIPLVILNALAMKPLPVYGKGENVRDWLFVEDHANALATVALKGAPGETYNIGSNSERTNLQVVEAICDLIDARRPADKPRRDLIQFVTDRPGHDLRYAIDASKIESELAWKSSVTFEEGLARTIDWFIENEWWWKPLKTR from the coding sequence ATGAATTTTCTCGTAACGGGCGGCGCTGGCTTTATTGGTTCAGCTGTCTGCCGGCACCTGGCTGGCGACCTCGGTCACAACGTGACCAATCTCGACAAGCTGACCTATGCTGCCAACCTCAGCTCGCTGAAGCCAATCGAGGACCTCGATAATTACCGCTTCGTTCAGGGCGACATCTGCGACGAGGCGCTCGTCTACCGTCTTCTGGTCGAGAACAGGATCGATGCGGTCCTTCACCTCGCTGCCGAGAGCCATGTCGACCGCTCGATCACAGGGCCGGGTGAGTTCATCCAGACCAATATCGTAGGCACCAGCACCATGCTGCAGGCGGCGCGTCGCTATTGGGATGAAGACCTGAACAAGTCCGACAGCTTCCGCTTCGTCCATGTGTCGACCGATGAAGTCTACGGCGACCTGCCGCTCGATTCCGGCATCTTTACCGAAGACTCCCGCTACGAGCCGTCCTCCCCCTATGCGGCTTCGAAAGCCTCATCCGATCACCTCGCCCGCGCCTGGGGCCGCACCTATGGCCTGCCAGTCATCGTGACGAACTGTTCGAACAATTACGGGCCCTACCACTTCCCGGAAAAGCTGATCCCGCTTGTGATCCTGAACGCGCTCGCGATGAAGCCGCTACCCGTCTACGGCAAAGGCGAGAATGTCCGCGACTGGCTCTTTGTCGAAGATCACGCCAATGCGCTCGCCACCGTGGCGCTGAAGGGCGCGCCGGGCGAAACCTACAATATCGGCAGCAATTCAGAACGCACGAACCTGCAGGTCGTCGAGGCGATTTGCGACCTCATCGATGCCCGCCGCCCCGCAGACAAGCCGCGCCGCGACCTTATCCAATTTGTAACGGACCGCCCCGGCCACGATCTTCGCTACGCCATTGATGCCAGCAAGATCGAGAGCGAACTCGCCTGGAAATCCTCGGTCACATTTGAGGAAGGCCTCGCCCGTACCATCGACTGGTTCATCGAGAATGAGTGGTGGTGGAAGCCGCTGAAAACCCGATAA
- the rfbA gene encoding glucose-1-phosphate thymidylyltransferase RfbA, whose product MKGIVLAGGTGSRLFPMTMAASKQLLPVFDKPMVFYPISVLMLAGIKDIIIITTPHDQPAFERLLGDGSRFGVNFTFRVQPEPKGIAQAFTIAEDIIDGEPCALVLGDNIFYGGGLGGLLLKAAAISDGATVFSYPVSDPERYGVVEFGADGRAVSIEEKPEQPKSNHAVTGLYFYDASVCERAKALKPSKRGELEITDLNRTYMEEGKLSVQPLGRGFAWLDTGTPDSLLDASQFVAAIEKRQGMKVCCPEEIALHRGFITRAELEKNADFYGKSEYAAYLRKLLTQKG is encoded by the coding sequence ATGAAGGGCATCGTTCTGGCCGGGGGAACCGGTTCACGCCTGTTCCCGATGACGATGGCAGCATCGAAACAGCTGCTGCCTGTGTTCGACAAGCCAATGGTCTTTTACCCGATCAGCGTCCTCATGCTTGCGGGTATCAAGGACATCATCATCATCACGACACCCCACGACCAACCTGCATTCGAGCGGCTGCTGGGTGATGGAAGCCGCTTTGGTGTGAACTTTACCTTCCGCGTCCAGCCTGAACCGAAAGGCATCGCGCAGGCCTTCACGATCGCCGAAGACATCATCGACGGGGAGCCCTGCGCCCTCGTTCTGGGCGACAATATTTTCTATGGCGGCGGACTTGGCGGCCTTCTGCTCAAGGCGGCAGCGATCAGTGACGGCGCAACCGTCTTCTCCTATCCGGTCAGCGACCCGGAACGCTATGGCGTTGTGGAGTTCGGCGCGGACGGGCGCGCGGTCTCCATCGAAGAAAAGCCGGAGCAGCCAAAGTCGAACCATGCGGTCACCGGCCTCTATTTCTACGACGCCAGCGTGTGCGAGCGGGCCAAGGCTCTCAAGCCATCGAAACGCGGCGAGCTCGAGATCACCGACCTCAACCGGACCTATATGGAAGAGGGCAAATTGTCGGTGCAGCCGCTTGGGCGCGGGTTTGCCTGGCTCGATACGGGTACGCCTGACAGCCTGCTTGATGCGAGCCAGTTCGTGGCGGCCATCGAGAAGCGGCAGGGCATGAAGGTTTGCTGTCCTGAAGAGATCGCCCTGCACCGCGGCTTCATCACGCGGGCTGAGTTGGAGAAGAATGCAGACTTCTACGGCAAGTCTGAGTACGCCGCGTATCTGCGCAAGTTGCTCACTCAGAAAGGCTAG